The Arcanobacterium pinnipediorum genome includes a region encoding these proteins:
- a CDS encoding nuclease, which translates to MYILIDGENIDATLGVNILKRPPRGEERPRWDRVLEFHPFQAQSESEDPETQSDTASARGLFFLNVSQRTAAPFIQALLAIGWQPIQLTSTDPERKIVDEGIQRTLDAILKEKPGADVVVGTHDVDYLPQLEALLDAGHRVSILCFREFLALPIAELEDKGLIIHDLELDVQAFNLPLNRTHPVDIDEFDPYPYL; encoded by the coding sequence ATGTATATTCTTATTGATGGTGAAAATATCGATGCCACATTGGGCGTAAATATCTTGAAACGACCACCGCGCGGCGAAGAACGCCCCCGGTGGGATCGCGTATTGGAATTCCACCCGTTCCAGGCGCAGTCCGAATCCGAGGATCCTGAAACGCAATCGGATACAGCCTCCGCGCGCGGCCTATTCTTCCTTAACGTTTCCCAACGAACTGCCGCACCTTTTATCCAAGCGCTACTGGCAATCGGATGGCAACCCATTCAGTTGACCTCTACAGATCCCGAACGCAAGATCGTCGATGAAGGCATCCAGCGCACCTTGGATGCGATTTTGAAAGAAAAGCCGGGAGCCGACGTTGTCGTTGGCACACACGATGTCGATTATTTACCGCAACTTGAAGCCCTCCTAGATGCCGGGCACCGGGTTTCCATCTTGTGTTTCCGTGAATTCTTAGCGCTACCTATCGCAGAACTCGAAGATAAAGGGCTCATCATTCACGATCTCGAACTAGATGTGCAAGCGTTTAACCTACCACTTAATCGCACTCACCCAGTTGATATCGACGAATTCGATCCATATCCCTACCTTTAA
- a CDS encoding response regulator transcription factor → MAEQKVSAKILVVDDEPSIRELLSVSLKFAGFTVDTAADGQQAVHKSQEFTPDLIVLDVMLPDFDGYEVLRRIRERSSDVPVLFLTAKDDLEDKLHGLTAGADDYVTKPFSLEEVVTRIQVILRRTNPTEPDSAIIRYHDLEINEDTYEVRRAGHLVELSPTEYKLLRYLMVNAERVVSKVQILDHVWDYDWIGEASIVESYISYLRRKIDSAEALGITDPTQASELLPLIHTKRGIGYVMRADR, encoded by the coding sequence ATGGCAGAACAAAAAGTATCAGCGAAAATTCTCGTCGTCGACGACGAACCTTCGATCCGCGAGCTTCTCTCCGTATCGCTCAAATTCGCCGGATTCACCGTCGATACGGCAGCCGATGGCCAGCAAGCAGTTCATAAATCACAAGAATTTACCCCCGATCTGATTGTTCTCGACGTCATGTTGCCGGACTTCGATGGCTATGAGGTCTTGCGCCGGATCCGCGAGCGCAGCTCAGATGTTCCAGTCCTTTTCCTCACCGCAAAAGATGACCTAGAAGATAAACTCCACGGCCTGACGGCCGGTGCAGACGACTATGTGACGAAACCTTTTTCACTCGAAGAAGTCGTGACTCGAATCCAAGTCATTTTGCGTCGCACCAATCCAACCGAACCAGATTCAGCCATCATCCGCTACCACGATCTGGAAATCAACGAAGATACCTACGAGGTGCGCCGCGCCGGGCACCTCGTAGAGCTCTCCCCCACCGAATACAAGCTGTTGCGCTATTTAATGGTCAATGCCGAACGCGTGGTATCTAAAGTACAAATCCTTGACCACGTTTGGGATTACGACTGGATCGGGGAAGCTTCTATCGTCGAATCCTATATTTCGTATCTGCGTCGAAAAATCGATTCGGCAGAAGCGTTAGGAATCACCGACCCCACCCAAGCAAGCGAACTTCTTCCGTTGATTCACACTAAACGCGGTATCGGCTACGTTATGCGAGCCGACAGATAA
- a CDS encoding sensor histidine kinase, translated as MALILVSAFATISLRTFLTSETDKTLSSSGQIVASQTVDALIQGSSSTLLPSEFYLFIRDDFGTAVEEVHHAVEQQFGKPLNAAELANGYISQPRSVPGTRLHTQWRVISVPLTSTGPNPRTVGHVLIGLPLEQVERTVANLRQVLTLFVLVITSIGSLVSIVLIRRSLRGLRTVNHVSSDVRRGNFSARVPPMKPGSEVNALGESINAMLDEIQTLFDARAASEQRMRRFVSDASHELRTPLATIRGYAELYRLGGVPSDQIPQAFGRIESESGRMANLVEDLLKLARLDERGEINPKPVDLAAVALNTVSDFLARAPQRSATVTNLDGGEVESVVIMGDNDSVTQLLTNLLGNVSTHTESDVAVEVAVGINPENSAQAIVEVRDHGQGIPEKDRDHIFERFYKIDSSRSRCSGEGSGLGLAIVAAIAAAHHGRVSIKETPGGGLTVRLSFPLPYLQNHTIDSASLTSDLGSPSSDRA; from the coding sequence ATGGCTTTGATTCTTGTCTCGGCCTTCGCCACGATCTCGTTGCGCACCTTTTTAACCTCCGAAACAGATAAAACGCTCTCGTCTTCCGGCCAGATCGTCGCCTCGCAAACTGTTGATGCTCTTATCCAAGGATCTTCAAGCACGCTACTACCATCGGAGTTCTACTTATTTATCCGTGACGATTTCGGTACGGCAGTAGAAGAGGTACATCATGCAGTTGAACAACAGTTCGGCAAACCACTCAACGCAGCCGAATTAGCCAATGGCTACATTTCTCAACCGCGCTCTGTTCCCGGCACTCGGCTGCACACCCAATGGCGTGTTATTTCAGTTCCGTTAACCTCCACCGGGCCCAATCCACGAACAGTTGGGCACGTACTCATCGGTCTACCGTTAGAACAAGTAGAGCGCACGGTTGCGAACCTTCGCCAAGTCTTAACACTATTTGTTCTCGTCATTACCTCTATTGGTTCGCTAGTGTCTATCGTTTTGATCCGCAGGTCATTGCGTGGTTTGCGTACCGTTAATCATGTAAGTTCAGACGTGCGACGCGGTAATTTCTCCGCCCGCGTCCCACCAATGAAACCCGGTAGTGAAGTTAATGCATTAGGTGAATCGATCAACGCCATGTTGGATGAAATCCAGACGCTCTTCGATGCTCGGGCCGCTTCCGAGCAACGAATGCGTCGATTTGTTTCCGACGCATCCCACGAATTGCGTACCCCGTTGGCAACAATTCGAGGCTATGCCGAACTTTATCGGTTGGGCGGAGTGCCCAGCGATCAGATTCCGCAAGCTTTTGGCCGAATCGAATCAGAGTCAGGCCGAATGGCTAATCTGGTTGAAGACCTTCTGAAACTTGCGCGCCTTGATGAGCGTGGCGAAATCAATCCAAAGCCCGTTGACCTTGCCGCAGTAGCCCTCAACACGGTTTCCGACTTCCTGGCACGTGCACCGCAACGCAGTGCTACCGTGACGAATCTCGACGGCGGTGAGGTCGAGTCAGTTGTTATTATGGGCGATAATGATTCTGTTACTCAGCTTTTAACGAACCTGTTGGGCAATGTCAGCACGCACACTGAGAGCGATGTTGCTGTGGAAGTTGCCGTGGGGATCAACCCGGAAAATTCTGCACAGGCGATCGTTGAAGTGCGCGATCATGGCCAAGGTATTCCCGAAAAGGACCGTGACCATATCTTTGAACGATTCTACAAAATCGATTCTTCGCGCTCACGCTGTAGCGGTGAAGGCTCCGGGCTGGGCTTAGCTATTGTGGCTGCGATTGCGGCTGCTCATCACGGCCGTGTGTCGATTAAGGAAACACCAGGCGGTGGTTTGACAGTCCGGTTAAGTTTCCCGCTTCCTTATCTGCAAAACCACACCATTGACTCCGCTAGTTTAACGTCGGATCTGGGTTCGCCGTCATCTGATCGAGCATAA
- a CDS encoding lysophospholipid acyltransferase family protein, whose amino-acid sequence MSEHNPVDDYRSDRKRKVRKAVRKVVTRPAMKTLLGTTVWGEHNVEGLTGAYIVVGNHSSHLDAPMVFSLLPDHMTDNLATGAAADYFYRKKGIAKLTSIFFNTYPIERKGKTTTPAPGRATGMTSKLLRAGIPILIFPEGTRSRDGKMGVFKPGAAAIALKIGVPIVPLAMSGGHEAMPVGRYLPTLNHPQVHLFIGEPMYGKPEETPEDFIARVRHHIELMLDQMTANPDPTLN is encoded by the coding sequence ATGAGTGAACACAATCCGGTAGACGATTACCGTTCAGATCGCAAACGAAAAGTCCGCAAAGCCGTGCGCAAAGTCGTAACCCGGCCTGCGATGAAGACCTTGCTGGGCACAACCGTGTGGGGGGAACATAACGTTGAAGGGCTTACTGGCGCATATATCGTCGTCGGTAACCACTCCTCCCACCTTGATGCGCCGATGGTGTTTTCGTTGCTGCCAGACCATATGACCGACAATCTCGCAACCGGCGCAGCAGCCGATTACTTCTATCGGAAAAAGGGTATCGCGAAACTGACCTCGATATTCTTCAATACTTATCCCATAGAACGAAAAGGGAAAACTACCACCCCCGCACCTGGTCGTGCTACTGGGATGACCAGCAAGCTCTTGCGTGCCGGCATACCGATTCTTATCTTCCCTGAAGGTACGCGATCGCGGGATGGAAAGATGGGAGTATTCAAACCCGGAGCAGCTGCGATCGCACTGAAAATCGGGGTTCCTATTGTTCCGTTAGCGATGTCTGGTGGCCATGAGGCGATGCCGGTAGGGCGGTATCTGCCTACACTCAACCATCCACAAGTTCATCTTTTTATTGGCGAACCCATGTATGGCAAGCCCGAAGAAACTCCAGAAGATTTCATTGCTCGCGTGCGCCACCACATTGAACTTATGCTCGATCAGATGACGGCGAACCCAGATCCGACGTTAAACTAG
- a CDS encoding SDR family NAD(P)-dependent oxidoreductase — MNKQGAKTVLSGRALITGGTSGMGAAFAYALAKKGCDLVLVARNESRLRAVAEKISGETGVDVRTIQADLSQRHGVELVKTALLAQNEPISIFVNNAGSGMYSPMATDDATQLRAGAELMALVPMELGGAAAYAMKQRGNGIIITTASIASLAPMGAYAAVKAFVRMWSESLSIEVGKYGVQVVSFLPGWVRTEFHERSGVSTSSIPHWLWLDAERVVNEALADVERGKTETIPAKRFKALAFFARHTPRRVVHKAVKKLNKGRR; from the coding sequence GTGAACAAACAAGGTGCGAAAACAGTTCTTTCCGGCCGTGCACTTATTACCGGTGGCACATCGGGAATGGGGGCAGCATTTGCGTATGCCCTAGCTAAAAAAGGCTGCGACCTAGTGCTGGTGGCGCGCAACGAATCGCGCCTGCGCGCAGTCGCTGAAAAAATATCGGGCGAAACTGGCGTAGATGTGCGAACTATTCAAGCAGATTTAAGCCAACGCCACGGCGTAGAGCTCGTCAAAACCGCACTTTTAGCACAGAACGAACCCATCTCGATTTTTGTCAATAACGCTGGGTCTGGGATGTATTCGCCGATGGCAACCGATGATGCAACCCAGTTGCGAGCCGGAGCTGAACTTATGGCACTCGTACCAATGGAACTCGGTGGAGCTGCCGCATACGCAATGAAACAACGCGGCAACGGCATTATTATCACCACCGCCTCAATCGCCTCCCTCGCACCGATGGGAGCCTATGCGGCAGTCAAAGCCTTTGTGCGTATGTGGTCAGAATCATTGTCTATCGAAGTGGGAAAATACGGCGTTCAAGTCGTCTCCTTCTTGCCCGGATGGGTACGAACCGAATTCCATGAACGCTCCGGAGTATCGACGTCGTCAATCCCCCATTGGCTGTGGCTCGATGCTGAACGCGTCGTCAACGAAGCACTGGCCGATGTTGAGCGCGGAAAAACTGAAACAATCCCAGCAAAGCGATTCAAGGCACTTGCCTTCTTCGCCCGGCATACACCGCGAAGAGTGGTACACAAGGCAGTCAAGAAATTGAACAAAGGCCGCCGATGA